Proteins encoded by one window of Bacteroidota bacterium:
- a CDS encoding 7-carboxy-7-deazaguanine synthase QueE, whose protein sequence is MNQLPVMEQFYTIQGEGFYQGRAAYFIRLGGCDVGCVWCDVKESWDAEKHPLKSISSIMEDIKKYPVEIIVITGGEPLMYDLTELTSSLHENKYQINLETSGAYPLTGEWDWICFSPKKFKKPLSDVANHANELKVVVYNKSDLVWAEENRKMVGKNCKLYLQPEWSKREEVMPLIIDYVKQNPVWEISIQIHKFIQVP, encoded by the coding sequence ATGAACCAGCTTCCTGTAATGGAACAATTTTACACAATTCAGGGTGAAGGATTTTACCAGGGAAGAGCTGCATATTTTATTCGTTTGGGAGGATGTGATGTAGGTTGTGTTTGGTGTGATGTTAAAGAAAGTTGGGATGCAGAAAAACATCCTTTAAAAAGTATATCCTCCATCATGGAGGATATCAAAAAATATCCCGTAGAAATTATCGTAATAACCGGTGGAGAGCCATTGATGTATGATCTCACAGAATTAACATCATCTCTTCATGAAAATAAATATCAGATCAATCTGGAAACATCCGGAGCATATCCGTTAACCGGAGAATGGGATTGGATATGCTTCTCGCCTAAAAAATTTAAAAAACCTTTGAGTGATGTTGCAAATCATGCAAATGAATTAAAGGTGGTGGTATATAATAAAAGTGATCTTGTTTGGGCGGAAGAAAATCGAAAAATGGTTGGTAAAAATTGTAAATTATATCTCCAACCCGAATGGAGCAAACGCGAAGAAGTAATGCCTCTTATAATTGATTATGTAAAACAAAATCCTGTCTGGGAAATTTCCATTCAAATACATAAATTTATACAAGTTCCGTAA
- a CDS encoding T9SS type A sorting domain-containing protein: MKTNFIRSIVFSLFVFCTFLGARAQNVYYIYSNSTGGPEPWFTTTNTTAMNTTFGVEGTDWFRRYFETLVPAAIFSPTTCFVFLEGGDNHADELETFFLANKPLIQSWVAAGGKLFMNAAPNEGDGMSFGFGGVSLNYPWYTSSVTALIPAHPIFNGPHLPVGAGWSGSSFSHATISGAGLTKLIGDTFDPTLSVLSELAWGSGKVLFGGMTTNNFHEPELESANLRANILEYLACEAICIPEVPEGLYTDNITSTQVKLHWDAIPGVDKYAASVYTAAGVFVVKKKTSATFANITGLTPGTDYLFKVRSICLDAGTMSSFSAPSYFSTLMRLGENENDIAIYPNPSNGNFSLNITNAINTNYDLTIINSLGQTLLSRELIINESDFSTEINMENVTPGIYIVNLRNDLTNINYSIFITD; this comes from the coding sequence ATGAAAACAAATTTTATCAGATCGATCGTTTTTTCTTTATTTGTATTTTGTACATTCCTTGGCGCACGGGCACAAAATGTATATTATATTTATTCCAACTCAACCGGAGGGCCTGAACCGTGGTTTACCACAACAAACACTACTGCAATGAACACTACTTTTGGTGTGGAAGGCACTGATTGGTTCCGGAGGTATTTTGAAACGCTGGTTCCTGCTGCTATTTTCTCTCCTACAACATGTTTTGTTTTTTTGGAAGGAGGTGATAATCATGCAGATGAATTGGAAACATTTTTTCTGGCAAATAAACCACTCATTCAGTCATGGGTTGCTGCAGGAGGGAAATTATTTATGAATGCAGCACCCAATGAAGGTGATGGAATGAGTTTCGGATTTGGAGGGGTATCTTTAAATTATCCATGGTATACTAGTTCTGTAACAGCTTTAATTCCGGCACATCCAATTTTTAACGGCCCTCATTTGCCGGTAGGCGCAGGCTGGAGCGGTTCTTCATTTAGTCACGCCACAATTTCCGGAGCCGGATTAACAAAATTAATCGGAGATACTTTTGATCCAACACTAAGTGTGTTATCAGAATTAGCCTGGGGATCCGGAAAAGTTTTGTTCGGGGGAATGACTACAAATAATTTTCATGAACCTGAGCTTGAATCGGCAAATTTGCGTGCAAATATTTTGGAATATCTTGCCTGTGAAGCAATTTGTATTCCTGAGGTTCCAGAAGGTTTATATACTGACAATATAACCTCCACACAAGTGAAATTGCATTGGGATGCAATACCGGGAGTTGATAAATATGCAGCAAGTGTTTATACTGCGGCAGGAGTATTTGTTGTTAAGAAAAAAACCAGTGCAACATTTGCCAATATTACCGGGTTGACACCAGGTACTGATTATTTATTTAAGGTGAGATCCATTTGTCTGGATGCCGGTACAATGTCATCATTTTCTGCACCATCATATTTCTCAACATTAATGAGATTGGGTGAAAATGAAAATGATATCGCCATTTATCCAAATCCATCTAACGGGAATTTTTCGTTGAATATAACGAATGCAATAAATACTAATTACGATCTTACTATTATCAATTCATTGGGCCAAACCTTACTTTCAAGGGAATTAATTATCAATGAATCTGATTTCAGTACCGAAATTAATATGGAAAATGTAACCCCTGGAATTTATATTGTTAATCTTAGAAACGATTTAACCAATATCAATTATTCTATTTTTATAACGGATTAA
- the folD gene encoding bifunctional methylenetetrahydrofolate dehydrogenase/methenyltetrahydrofolate cyclohydrolase FolD: protein MPLILDGKKISQEIQAEIKTEIEALKAAWKKLPHLAAVLVGNDGASTTYVQSKIKLCNAVGMLSTFIHLPETISEKELLKVVHDLNSNIDINGFIIQLPLPKHINETNIIEAIDPNKDADGFHPINLGRMQLGLPAFVSATPAGIVTLLERYHVETSGKHCVIIGRSNIVGTPLSILLSRNNNPGNCTVTLCHSRSKNLKEICLQADILIAAMGKPEFVTADMVKEGAIVIDVGISRVDADNEKGYLIKGDVNFNEVAPKCSAISPVPGGVGLMTVISLLMNTMKAYNNQHSKLN, encoded by the coding sequence ATGCCATTAATACTCGACGGAAAAAAAATATCGCAGGAAATTCAGGCTGAAATAAAAACTGAAATTGAAGCATTAAAAGCTGCTTGGAAAAAACTGCCGCATTTAGCAGCTGTTTTAGTGGGAAATGATGGTGCGAGTACTACGTATGTGCAGAGCAAAATTAAATTGTGCAATGCTGTGGGCATGTTATCTACATTTATTCATCTTCCGGAAACGATAAGCGAAAAGGAACTGTTAAAAGTAGTGCATGATCTGAATAGCAACATCGATATTAATGGATTTATTATTCAATTACCTCTTCCAAAACATATTAATGAAACAAATATAATTGAGGCTATTGATCCCAATAAAGATGCCGATGGTTTTCATCCCATTAATTTAGGCAGAATGCAATTAGGTTTACCTGCATTTGTATCAGCAACGCCGGCTGGAATTGTAACACTGTTAGAAAGATACCATGTTGAAACATCAGGTAAACATTGTGTGATAATTGGCAGAAGTAATATTGTTGGAACACCCTTAAGTATTTTATTATCGAGGAATAATAATCCGGGAAATTGCACGGTTACTTTATGTCATAGCCGTTCAAAAAATTTAAAAGAAATTTGTTTACAAGCTGATATTTTAATTGCTGCAATGGGAAAACCCGAATTTGTAACTGCAGATATGGTTAAAGAAGGTGCAATTGTGATCGATGTAGGTATTTCACGTGTGGATGCAGATAATGAAAAAGGATATTTAATTAAAGGTGATGTAAATTTCAACGAGGTGGCTCCGAAATGCAGCGCTATTTCACCGGTTCCTGGTGGGGTTGGTTTGATGACAGTAATTTCACTTTTGATGAATACCATGAAAGCTTATAACAACCAACATAGTAAACTAAATTAA
- a CDS encoding fibronectin type III domain-containing protein, with protein sequence MRKLNTKILSLTTTALIAIAIFSSTLLAQSYVQSTCDYAPMATTGTAICLADDAVSAAIPLGFSFSFYDVAYSNCYVSSNGYLSFNTGLGTGCCTGAILPSGTYPNSIFFGQEDLDPNSCIDGDITYYTTGAAGSMIFVLSFVAVPHYPGPEGTFPVSVQVQLHEGTNEVKIVTTEYNGDGGLSTMGLNQNATNADVVTGRNSAAWSAFNECISFMPMVVETYGCTDPAAVNYDPAADIDDGSCFYGYDYATCDYAPMATEGTAVCLADDAVSAAIPIGFDFPFYGVDHSSAYIGSNGFVSFNSGLGSACCTGQILPNAFYPNTIFLGQEDFDPNTCIDGDITYYTTGAPGSQVFVVSFVNVPHYPGPEGTFPVSVQLQLHESTGEIKIVVTEINGDGGAATMGLNLDGTVANWVEGRNSEVWSAFSECHSWMPAAGMDECPSPAGLAADDITGTSANLSWEASLNSEGYHLSVYTTTGDLVMKKKVLGGATNWMVTGLTPGTDYAFHVRSVCVALGDNSPISYNYYFSTPARLGVEETKVTLFPNPNTGQFTLALNGYEIGNVELNISNSTGQIVYSSSINVTGANYTEMIDLGAIAPGMYQVSLAGNSNVVNYSVVITE encoded by the coding sequence ATGAGAAAACTAAACACAAAAATCCTGTCGCTCACAACGACAGCACTGATCGCTATTGCGATCTTTTCCTCCACGCTTCTGGCGCAGTCCTACGTGCAGTCCACCTGCGACTACGCGCCAATGGCTACAACAGGCACCGCGATTTGCCTGGCCGATGACGCAGTTAGCGCAGCAATTCCATTAGGATTCAGCTTCAGTTTTTATGATGTTGCTTATTCTAATTGTTATGTAAGCTCTAACGGCTATTTATCATTTAACACTGGCCTTGGCACTGGATGTTGCACAGGGGCTATTCTTCCTTCCGGGACTTATCCGAATTCCATTTTTTTCGGACAAGAAGACCTTGATCCAAACAGCTGTATAGATGGTGATATCACCTATTATACAACAGGTGCAGCAGGAAGTATGATCTTCGTTTTAAGTTTTGTTGCTGTTCCACATTATCCCGGTCCGGAAGGTACATTCCCTGTATCAGTACAGGTGCAATTACACGAAGGTACAAATGAGGTAAAAATCGTTACTACCGAATATAACGGTGATGGTGGATTGTCAACAATGGGCCTAAATCAAAACGCTACAAATGCCGATGTCGTTACCGGCAGAAATAGTGCAGCATGGTCAGCCTTCAACGAATGTATTTCGTTTATGCCAATGGTTGTTGAAACTTATGGATGTACAGATCCAGCAGCTGTTAATTATGATCCGGCTGCAGATATTGATGATGGATCTTGTTTTTATGGTTATGATTATGCAACCTGCGATTACGCTCCTATGGCCACAGAAGGAACAGCAGTTTGTTTGGCTGATGATGCAGTAAGTGCAGCAATTCCAATTGGATTTGATTTTCCATTTTATGGCGTTGATCATTCTTCTGCTTATATAGGATCCAATGGTTTTGTATCCTTTAATTCAGGTTTAGGTTCAGCTTGTTGCACTGGTCAAATTTTACCAAATGCATTTTACCCAAATACAATATTTTTAGGACAGGAAGATTTTGATCCAAATACATGTATTGACGGTGATATTACTTATTATACAACAGGTGCTCCAGGTAGCCAGGTTTTTGTTGTGAGTTTTGTAAACGTTCCACATTATCCAGGTCCGGAAGGTACATTCCCTGTTTCTGTACAATTACAATTACATGAATCAACTGGCGAAATAAAAATTGTAGTTACAGAAATTAATGGAGATGGTGGAGCTGCAACAATGGGATTAAATTTAGACGGAACTGTTGCCAATTGGGTAGAAGGCAGAAACTCTGAAGTTTGGAGCGCATTCTCTGAATGTCATTCATGGATGCCTGCCGCTGGTATGGATGAATGTCCTAGTCCCGCCGGTTTAGCTGCCGATGATATAACAGGAACTTCTGCTAATTTAAGTTGGGAAGCTTCGTTAAATTCAGAAGGTTATCATCTGTCTGTTTATACAACAACAGGAGATTTGGTAATGAAGAAAAAAGTTTTAGGTGGTGCAACAAACTGGATGGTTACAGGTTTAACTCCTGGCACTGATTATGCCTTCCACGTACGTTCGGTATGTGTTGCCCTGGGCGATAATTCACCGATTTCGTATAACTATTATTTCTCTACACCTGCACGTTTAGGAGTTGAAGAAACAAAAGTTACTTTATTCCCAAATCCTAATACAGGACAATTTACACTTGCATTAAATGGGTATGAAATTGGAAATGTAGAATTAAATATCTCTAATTCAACAGGACAAATTGTATACAGCTCTTCAATTAATGTTACAGGTGCTAATTATACTGAAATGATCGACCTTGGTGCTATTGCTCCGGGAATGTATCAGGTAAGTTTGGCCGGCAATTCAAATGTTGTTAACTACAGCGTTGTTATTACCGAATAA